The genomic interval CCGCCATCTGCGACGCCGCAGGCCTCGCGAAAGAGAAGGATCTTCTCTGCTTCCGCTGGGACGGGAGCATCCCCTTCTCGGCCCGCGCCATCAAGGCGTGGGAGGACGTGAAGGCCCTGCCCGAGGTCAAGCTTCGCAGCGTCGACACGTCGCGCATGGAAGAAGAGCTCAAGGTCATCATGGACATCTACAACGACGCCTGGGAGGGCAAGTGGGGCATGGTGCCCGCCCTCCCCGACGAGGTGAAGAAGATCGCCCAGGACATGAAGCTCGTGCTCGACCCGGACATCGCGTTCATCGCCGAGGTGAACGGAAAGCCCGCCGGCATGTGCATCATGGTGCCGAACCTCAACGAGGCCATCCAAGACCTGAAGGGCTCGCTCTTCCCGACGGGCGTCTTCAAGCTCCTCTGGCGCACCAAGGTGAAGCACCCCCTCACCACGCGCCTCATCATGCTCGGCATCAACCGCGACGTCCGCGCCAACATCAAGCGGTACGGCGGCCTCTCCACCGCGATGTACGTCGAGGTCGCGAAGCGTGGTCTCGCCAAGGGCTACACCTGGGGCGAGCTCTCGTGGATCCGCGAGGACGACGCCCCCGTGAGCCTCGGCATCAAGATGATGGGCGGCAAGCAGTACAAGAAGTACCGCGTCTACACGAAGTCGCTCGCGTAGGCCTCGCGCGACGAGCTCACCCCGCGCCCCCTCTCGGCTCTGGCCGGGCGGGGGCGCGAACGTCTCTTCGTGTCTACGAGCGCGGCGCGCGGCGGCGGCGAAGGCGCGCGCCCACGACGGCGGCGAGGCCGAGGCCCGCGGCGAGCACCCCACCGTTCGGAGTGGCCGTGCCGGACGTCGCGCAGTGATCCGTGGAGCGCTTGACGGCCTCGGAGCGCGGCGCGACGCCGTACGCCTCGCACCCCACCCACACGGTGCACGAAGGCTCGTTCAGCTCGCGCGTGATCCGGCGCTGGTTGGAGAGCACGGCTTGGTCCGCCGACGCCGCGAGCACGAGGTCCTCGGAGAGCGCCGCCTTGGAGAGATCGGCCCGCATGCGTGTGAGGCGCGACAGCCCTCCCGAGCGGCGACCGTAGAGGATGTCGAGGTCCTCGCGCATGAGGATGTCGGGGATCTTGGTGCCTTCTTGCGTGTACCCTGCAGCCGACGCGGAGGGCTCCGGCGCGGCGCCCCCGAACGGGGCCGCGGGGACGGGGAAGGCGCCCGTGCGCACCTCGAGGGACGACTCGACCTCCCACGCGCGCCCCCCGAACGCGTCGGACTTCGACTTGCGGACGTCACGGAAGTTCGATTGCCCGTCGGTCGTGGAGGACGTGGCGGGCCCCGTCGTGGGAGCCGTGCCGGTCCAGTCCCACGAGACGTCCTCGGCGGCGATCTGGAAGAAGGGGAAATTTTGCGGCTCGTAGCGGCCTTCCGCCATCGTGAAGAGCGTGATGCCCACGCTCGCGCCCGCGCCCGCGGCCACCATGCGCAGCGGGAGCACGATCGACGGCCCCTTGCTCGTGACGCGGACGGGCCGCATCGACTGCACGCTCGCGGACGGCCGGAGCTTGAGCGCGAGGAAGTTGAAGTTCTCGCGGACGTACTGCTCGACGATGGGGCGCACGTCCGCGGCGAGGACGAACCCGTTGTCTCCGAGCCACTTCGTGAGGGCGCCCGGATCTTTGCTCTGGAGCTGCACGGTCTCGTACGGGCCGACGACCTCGCGACGCGTGACGGTGACCTCGTTGCCCGTGCTCTCGCCCGCGAAGTCTCCGGCCGACGCGGACTCGAACGAAGCCCCACAGGCCCCACTCCCTCCACAATCGAGCGGCCGGGAGGGGCAGTTGCGCGGCGGACCGAAGATCTCGGTCTGGCTGATGGCGTCGAGCCCGGCGAAGAGGCCGTCGGAGCTGAGGCCCACCTCCACCTCGCCCGCGATGGGCAGCACCCACGCGAACTCACGCGGGTTCCCCGTGTAGCGAATTTGATCGTAGAGCGTGGACTCCCCACGGCCCACGGCGAGCACCATGCGGTGGTCGGTCACGACCGTGGGCCTCTCGGGATCGGGCGGGTGGAAACAGCCTCCGCAGGCCTCGGCCCGGGTCTCGGCGAAGGCGACGGCCGCGAGCGCGACGGGGATGGTAAGGGCGAGCGTGAGGGCGCGTTTCGCGAACGTCGTGCGAGCCATGGGAGCCTCCAAGGTAGGGGAAGTGACGGGGCGGCTGGGACCTTTTTGCAACCGACGGACCACACGCCCAATCCCCCCGAATGGACCGGGAAATCCGCGGGCGTGGCACACTTTGGCACGCGTTCTCGAAGCCCTCCTGCGCTCGCTGTCGTAGGGCTATCTCCCTCGGATTCAGAGCCAGACGTCGCGGAGGTCGACGGGCCCGTCGAGGCGCGGGCGCTGGAGCGCGCCGAGCGGCACGGCACGAGCCCACGGCGGCGCGAGATCGGCCAGGGAGGAGCCCGACACGGCGACACCGACGACCACGCGGCCGAGCCCGGACACGACCTCACCCGCGGCGCGGAGGTCGTCCACCGCGACGACGAGCACGTTCCTTCCCGGAGGCAGGATCGGCAACGGACGCGCGGGGTCGTGGCCGACCACCGCCACGCGAGCGCCCAGATCGCCGACGGCATCGCCACACATGAGCGCGACGCGCGCGGCGGCTTCGATTTCGGCGCGCTCCTCGGCCGAAAAGACGCCCAGCGGGACCTCGTGGCGGCGCCGCACGAGCACGGCGTGGAGCGCGTCGGCGAAGGGCTCGGCGCGCTGGGGACCGCCCGTGACCACGACGACACGAGGTGAGAGGCAGCCACGCTGATCGAACGGGACGACGTCGTCCGCGATGCGCTCGGCCGCCTCTCGAGCGTCGGCGTCGGTATCGACGAGGGCCACCCCGAGGCCCGCGCCGTGCGCCCACACGGGCATGCGGGTACGCTCGGCGAGGGCCCGCATGGTGGCGTCGCGACCGTACGCGTGGACGACGCCCTCGTGGGTGCGGACCTCGTCGACGAGGACGACGCGAGGATCTTCGAGCGTGCGAACGAGCTCGGACGAAAACCACGGATCGCGCCGCGAGGGCCGCACGAAGACACGTGGCGCCGACGCCACGGCGAGCGCGAGCGCGCGCACCGAGGCTGTGAACACGTTCGCCGCGAGCACCACCGAGACGGCCTCGGCCGGCCGCACACGCGCGACGAGCGTCTCGAGCTCGGTCGGGCTCACGTCGCGCTCGAGGGAGTGTGCGAGGGCGAGGCGCACCCCTTCGACCGAGAGCCCCGTGCTCCCCACGAGCGCCGGGACGGCCTCCGCACCACGCGCGACCTCCTGGGCGGCCTCGAGGAGGGCTTGGATCCGAGCCCCGATCTCGGCGACAGGGCGCCCCGCGCTCACGTCTCGCCTCGCGCGAGCAGCTCGTCGATGGCGATGGAGCAACCTCGCGGCGGAGCCCCCTTCGCGCGGCCGAGGAGCCGGAAGCCGCCCGGGACGCGCACCACCCTGTCTTGGGTTTGGATGGCGACGGCGCTGTCGACGTTCGCGAGATCCTCGATGCGCGCGAGCCCCTCTTCGCCGAACGGGACGGGCACGAGCGTCTCCGGGTGCACGGGCACGACACGCGCCCACGGCGGCTCGACGTGCACGCCCTCGGAGGTGCCGAGCAAGGTGCCCTCGTAGAACTGGCTCGACAGCTCGGTCATGCCGTACTCCGACACGACGGAGCCCTCGCCCACCCCGAGCGCCGACGCGAGCCGCGCGCGCAGCTCACCCGGCGAAACCTCGCGCGATTTCCCTTTGGTTCCGCCTGTTTGCATCACACGGCTCCCGGGTGGGAGCGGGGTCGCGCCGCGCGTTCGGGCGTCGAGCCAGTGCACGAACGCGAAGCTCGTCCCGAGCACCACGACGGGCCGGCCTTCGGCCACGAGCGCGTCGAGACGAGCCTCGAGGGCGTCGTGAGCGATCGCGTCGCCCGAGACGAAGTGCGTGCGCGCCCCGGGCTGCGTCGACGTGAGGCGCTCCACGAAGCGCTGCATCATGTGGCCGAGCGACGAGTCGCCCGCCTCGGCGAACGGGGGCGCGAGGACCACGGCCGCGGGAGGCTCGGACAGGCCGGCGAAGAGCGCGTGGGCACCGAACGCGAGCGCGGCCGCGTCGTAGGTGGAGGTGGTGCGGAACGCGTGCGTCCCTCGGACCGCGAGGGTGGTGCCGCTCGTGCGGAACACGGTCTCCCCGGGCCACGCGGGGAAGGTCGCGATCCGGACGTGCTTGAACGC from Myxococcales bacterium carries:
- a CDS encoding GNAT family N-acetyltransferase, yielding MTIEIREHRPGEDITDFIRAGHVVFEGDPAWVPPLDFEIKERLHPKKNPFFNRAEAVYFTAWKDGKLVGRCSAQIDREHLRVWKDDTGFFGFFDTIDDVEVGKKLIEAAEAWLRARGMKRMWGPFSLYANEEVGILIEGHECPPMLSMAHSRTYQAAICDAAGLAKEKDLLCFRWDGSIPFSARAIKAWEDVKALPEVKLRSVDTSRMEEELKVIMDIYNDAWEGKWGMVPALPDEVKKIAQDMKLVLDPDIAFIAEVNGKPAGMCIMVPNLNEAIQDLKGSLFPTGVFKLLWRTKVKHPLTTRLIMLGINRDVRANIKRYGGLSTAMYVEVAKRGLAKGYTWGELSWIREDDAPVSLGIKMMGGKQYKKYRVYTKSLA
- a CDS encoding acyl-protein synthetase, producing MAAFQEGRESPEPFDAVAIDIARFQAERVPGIARLHRAARSDPRALRAAHEIPAVPTDAFKHVRIATFPAWPGETVFRTSGTTLAVRGTHAFRTTSTYDAAALAFGAHALFAGLSEPPAAVVLAPPFAEAGDSSLGHMMQRFVERLTSTQPGARTHFVSGDAIAHDALEARLDALVAEGRPVVVLGTSFAFVHWLDARTRGATPLPPGSRVMQTGGTKGKSREVSPGELRARLASALGVGEGSVVSEYGMTELSSQFYEGTLLGTSEGVHVEPPWARVVPVHPETLVPVPFGEEGLARIEDLANVDSAVAIQTQDRVVRVPGGFRLLGRAKGAPPRGCSIAIDELLARGET
- a CDS encoding DUF2330 domain-containing protein, producing MARTTFAKRALTLALTIPVALAAVAFAETRAEACGGCFHPPDPERPTVVTDHRMVLAVGRGESTLYDQIRYTGNPREFAWVLPIAGEVEVGLSSDGLFAGLDAISQTEIFGPPRNCPSRPLDCGGSGACGASFESASAGDFAGESTGNEVTVTRREVVGPYETVQLQSKDPGALTKWLGDNGFVLAADVRPIVEQYVRENFNFLALKLRPSASVQSMRPVRVTSKGPSIVLPLRMVAAGAGASVGITLFTMAEGRYEPQNFPFFQIAAEDVSWDWTGTAPTTGPATSSTTDGQSNFRDVRKSKSDAFGGRAWEVESSLEVRTGAFPVPAAPFGGAAPEPSASAAGYTQEGTKIPDILMREDLDILYGRRSGGLSRLTRMRADLSKAALSEDLVLAASADQAVLSNQRRITRELNEPSCTVWVGCEAYGVAPRSEAVKRSTDHCATSGTATPNGGVLAAGLGLAAVVGARLRRRRAPRS
- a CDS encoding proline dehydrogenase; this encodes MSAGRPVAEIGARIQALLEAAQEVARGAEAVPALVGSTGLSVEGVRLALAHSLERDVSPTELETLVARVRPAEAVSVVLAANVFTASVRALALAVASAPRVFVRPSRRDPWFSSELVRTLEDPRVVLVDEVRTHEGVVHAYGRDATMRALAERTRMPVWAHGAGLGVALVDTDADAREAAERIADDVVPFDQRGCLSPRVVVVTGGPQRAEPFADALHAVLVRRRHEVPLGVFSAEERAEIEAAARVALMCGDAVGDLGARVAVVGHDPARPLPILPPGRNVLVVAVDDLRAAGEVVSGLGRVVVGVAVSGSSLADLAPPWARAVPLGALQRPRLDGPVDLRDVWL